The following are from one region of the Polaribacter marinaquae genome:
- a CDS encoding AtpZ/AtpI family protein yields MKQKNAQKKPLNKAIQLSGAGLQMGLTIYLGFLLGEWLDKKLDTSFLTTTITLVAIFLATYALIKQANKIND; encoded by the coding sequence ATGAAACAAAAAAACGCTCAGAAAAAACCGCTTAATAAAGCAATACAGTTATCTGGTGCGGGCTTGCAAATGGGGTTAACAATATATTTAGGCTTTCTTTTAGGAGAATGGTTAGATAAAAAGTTAGACACTTCATTTTTAACAACAACAATTACTTTAGTTGCTATTTTTTTAGCAACATATGCTCTTATTAAACAAGCAAATAAAATAAATGATTAA
- the atpA gene encoding F0F1 ATP synthase subunit alpha, whose protein sequence is MASIKPAEVSAILKEQLTNFEAKATLNEVGTVLQVGDGIARVYGLSNVQYGELVEFEGGLEGIVLNLEEDNAGVVLLGTATSVKEGSTVKRTERIASLNAGEGVVGRVLDTLGNPIDGKGPIEGTTYQMPLERRAPGVIYREPVTEPLQTGIKSIDAMIPVGRGQRELIIGDRQTGKSTVALDTILNQKEFYDAGEPVYCIYVAIGQKASTVAAIANMLEEKGALAYTTIVAANASDPAAMQVYAPFAGAAIGEYFRDSGRPALIIYDDLSKQAVAYREISLLLRRPPGREAYPGDVFYLHSRLLERAAKVINDDKIASEMNDLPDSLKGIVKGGGSLTALPIIETQAGDVSAYIPTNVISITDGQIFLDGDLFNSGVRPAINVGISVSRVGGNAQIKAMKKVSGTLKLDQAQFRELEAFAKFGSDLDAATMSVISKGQRNVEILKQAQNDPFSVEDQIAIIYAGSKNLLKDVPVEKVKKFEKDYIDYLNAKHRDTLDVLKSGKLTGEATDVLEAAAKEISKQFA, encoded by the coding sequence ATGGCAAGTATTAAACCAGCTGAAGTATCAGCAATTTTAAAAGAACAGTTAACAAATTTTGAAGCTAAAGCTACTTTAAACGAAGTAGGAACTGTTTTACAAGTAGGTGATGGTATCGCACGTGTTTACGGTCTATCTAATGTTCAATATGGTGAATTAGTAGAGTTCGAAGGAGGTCTAGAAGGAATCGTATTAAACTTAGAAGAAGATAACGCGGGTGTTGTATTGTTAGGTACTGCTACATCAGTAAAAGAAGGTTCTACTGTTAAACGTACAGAAAGAATTGCTTCATTAAATGCAGGTGAAGGAGTTGTAGGACGTGTTTTAGATACTTTAGGAAACCCAATTGATGGTAAAGGACCAATAGAAGGTACTACTTATCAGATGCCTTTAGAGCGAAGAGCTCCTGGTGTAATTTATAGAGAACCAGTAACAGAACCGTTACAAACAGGTATTAAATCTATTGATGCAATGATTCCTGTTGGTAGAGGTCAACGTGAGTTAATTATTGGAGACCGTCAAACAGGTAAATCTACAGTTGCGTTAGATACTATTTTAAATCAGAAGGAATTTTACGATGCTGGTGAGCCAGTTTATTGTATTTATGTTGCTATCGGTCAAAAAGCTTCTACAGTTGCTGCAATTGCAAATATGTTAGAAGAAAAAGGAGCTTTAGCTTATACTACAATTGTAGCAGCAAATGCATCAGATCCTGCAGCAATGCAAGTTTATGCACCATTTGCCGGAGCTGCAATTGGAGAGTATTTTAGAGATTCTGGAAGACCAGCTTTAATTATTTATGATGATTTATCTAAACAAGCTGTTGCTTACCGTGAGATTTCTTTATTATTAAGAAGACCTCCAGGACGTGAAGCTTATCCTGGTGATGTATTTTACTTACACTCTAGATTATTAGAACGTGCTGCAAAAGTTATTAATGATGATAAAATTGCAAGTGAAATGAACGATTTACCAGATTCTTTAAAAGGAATCGTAAAAGGTGGAGGTTCTTTAACTGCATTACCAATTATCGAAACACAAGCGGGTGACGTTTCTGCATATATTCCAACAAACGTAATTTCGATTACTGATGGACAGATTTTCTTAGATGGAGATTTATTTAACTCTGGTGTTCGTCCAGCAATTAACGTAGGTATTTCTGTATCTCGTGTTGGTGGTAATGCTCAGATTAAAGCCATGAAAAAAGTATCTGGTACTTTAAAATTAGATCAAGCTCAGTTTAGAGAATTAGAAGCTTTTGCTAAGTTTGGTTCAGATTTAGATGCTGCAACAATGAGTGTAATTTCTAAAGGACAACGTAATGTTGAAATTTTAAAGCAAGCTCAAAACGATCCTTTTTCTGTAGAAGATCAAATTGCAATTATTTATGCAGGTTCTAAGAACTTACTAAAAGATGTTCCTGTAGAAAAAGTAAAGAAATTCGAAAAAGATTATATCGATTATTTAAACGCAAAGCATAGAGATACTTTAGATGTTTTAAAGTCTGGTAAATTAACAGGCGAAGCTACTGATGTTTTAGAGGCAGCAGCTAAAGAAATTTCTAAGCAATTTGCATAA
- the atpG gene encoding ATP synthase F1 subunit gamma produces MANLKEIRNRITSIKSTMQITSAMKMVSAAKLKKAQDAITAMRPYSSKLTELLQNLSATLESDASGEYSKQRDVSKVLLVVITSNRGLCGGFNSSITKEVVKTINEKYSNTSVDLFTIGKKGNDVLSKGYNVTANRSDIYDDLTFSNVASLAENLMELFVDGTYDKIEIVYNQFKNAATQITQVEQFLPIKPIEGGDASAVNSDYIFEPSKEEIIEALIPKSLKTQLYKALRDSFASEHGARMTAMHKATDNAKDLRDELLLTYNKARQAAITNEILEIVGGAEALNN; encoded by the coding sequence ATGGCTAACTTAAAAGAAATACGTAATAGAATTACTTCTATTAAATCTACAATGCAGATTACATCTGCCATGAAAATGGTATCTGCTGCAAAGTTGAAAAAAGCGCAAGATGCTATTACGGCTATGCGCCCATATTCTTCTAAACTTACAGAATTGTTGCAAAATTTAAGCGCAACATTAGAAAGTGATGCTAGTGGAGAATATTCTAAACAAAGAGATGTTTCTAAAGTTTTATTAGTTGTTATTACTTCTAATAGAGGTTTATGTGGTGGTTTTAACTCTTCTATTACAAAAGAAGTAGTAAAAACTATAAACGAAAAATATAGCAATACTTCTGTAGATTTATTTACAATAGGTAAAAAAGGAAATGATGTTTTATCTAAAGGATATAATGTTACAGCTAATAGAAGTGATATATATGATGATTTAACTTTTAGTAATGTAGCTTCTCTTGCAGAAAACTTAATGGAGTTATTTGTTGATGGTACGTATGATAAAATTGAAATTGTTTACAATCAATTTAAAAATGCCGCTACTCAAATTACACAGGTAGAGCAATTTTTACCGATTAAACCAATCGAAGGTGGTGATGCAAGTGCTGTAAATTCTGATTATATTTTTGAGCCTTCTAAAGAAGAAATTATAGAGGCTTTAATACCAAAATCTTTAAAAACGCAATTGTATAAAGCATTAAGAGATAGTTTTGCATCTGAACACGGAGCAAGAATGACTGCAATGCATAAAGCAACAGACAATGCTAAAGATTTAAGAGACGAATTGTTATTAACTTATAACAAAGCACGTCAGGCAGCAATTACAAATGAAATTCTTGAAATTGTTGGTGGTGCAGAAGCGTTAAACAACTAA
- the atpH gene encoding ATP synthase F1 subunit delta: protein MKDARAALRYAKAILNLALDNKSEAAVNDDMSLVAATIAENKDLEVMLNSPIVKASDKMNVLTALFQGKVNNITLGLFHLLKDNKRIAMLRPVAQKYAIVFDHLKRTQVAKVTTAVPLTEEVEKQVLDKIVALTGNKANLENVINPDILGGFILRVGDVQYDASISNYLNELRKEFDNSHFIPKI, encoded by the coding sequence ATGAAAGACGCAAGAGCAGCATTACGTTACGCTAAAGCAATCTTAAATCTAGCATTAGACAACAAGTCTGAAGCTGCGGTTAATGACGACATGTCGTTAGTAGCTGCTACCATTGCAGAGAACAAAGATTTAGAGGTAATGTTAAACAGCCCTATTGTTAAAGCATCAGACAAAATGAATGTTCTAACGGCATTGTTTCAGGGTAAAGTAAACAATATTACACTAGGTTTATTTCATTTGTTAAAAGATAACAAAAGAATTGCAATGTTGCGCCCAGTTGCACAAAAATATGCAATTGTTTTTGATCACTTAAAGCGTACGCAGGTTGCCAAGGTAACAACAGCAGTACCTTTAACAGAAGAAGTAGAAAAGCAAGTTTTAGATAAAATTGTAGCCTTAACAGGTAACAAAGCAAATCTAGAAAATGTTATAAATCCAGATATTTTAGGAGGATTTATTCTACGCGTTGGAGATGTGCAGTATGATGCAAGTATCTCTAATTATTTAAACGAATTAAGAAAGGAATTTGACAACAGTCATTTCATTCCAAAAATTTAA
- a CDS encoding ABC transporter ATP-binding protein codes for MITINTVSKKYGKTEVLNVEKIDIPTGQSFGLVGNNGAGKTTLFNILLDLIRPTTGSVKNNNIVVSESEDWKNFTGSFIDESFLISYLTPEEYFDFIGDLRGMNKEDVAKFIAQFEDFFNGEIVGKKKYLRDLSKGNQKKAGIVAAMMGNPKVVILDEPFANLDPTTQIRLKQIIKKLTEDRDITVLVSSHDLTHVTEVCERIVVLDKGTVVNDIKTSEETLKELESYFAL; via the coding sequence ATGATTACAATAAATACAGTTTCAAAAAAATACGGAAAAACAGAAGTTTTAAACGTAGAAAAAATAGACATTCCAACAGGTCAAAGTTTTGGTTTGGTTGGTAATAACGGTGCAGGTAAAACTACTTTATTTAATATTTTATTAGATTTGATTAGACCAACAACTGGTTCTGTTAAAAATAATAATATAGTTGTTAGTGAAAGCGAAGATTGGAAAAATTTTACAGGTTCTTTTATAGACGAATCATTTTTAATATCTTATTTAACACCAGAAGAATATTTTGATTTTATTGGTGATTTAAGAGGTATGAATAAAGAAGATGTTGCTAAATTTATAGCACAGTTCGAAGATTTTTTTAATGGGGAAATTGTTGGGAAAAAGAAATATTTAAGAGATTTAAGTAAAGGAAATCAGAAAAAAGCCGGCATTGTTGCTGCAATGATGGGAAACCCTAAAGTGGTTATTTTAGATGAGCCTTTTGCAAACTTAGATCCCACAACACAAATTAGATTAAAGCAAATTATTAAAAAACTAACAGAAGATAGAGATATTACCGTTTTAGTTTCTAGTCATGATTTAACACACGTAACAGAGGTTTGCGAACGTATCGTGGTTTTAGATAAAGGAACCGTGGTAAACGACATAAAAACATCCGAAGAAACCTTAAAAGAATTAGAAAGTTATTTTGCTTTGTAA
- a CDS encoding F0F1 ATP synthase subunit B: METLLNDFSPGLFFMQIVILIILLFLMKKFAWKPILNSLEDRENGIEDALQAAENARREMQNLQADNEKLVKEARAERDAMMKEAREIKDKIISDAKEDAKEVTANLIEKANASIQQEKQAALAEIKKNVAELSIGIAESVIKKELSNKKDQLDLVEGILKEVTLN, encoded by the coding sequence ATGGAAACTTTATTAAACGATTTTTCACCAGGGTTGTTCTTTATGCAAATCGTCATCTTAATAATTTTATTATTTTTGATGAAAAAATTTGCTTGGAAACCAATTTTAAACTCTTTAGAAGATAGAGAGAATGGTATCGAAGATGCTTTACAAGCTGCAGAAAATGCACGTAGAGAAATGCAGAATTTACAAGCAGATAACGAAAAGCTTGTAAAAGAAGCAAGAGCAGAAAGAGATGCAATGATGAAAGAGGCAAGAGAAATAAAAGACAAAATTATTTCTGATGCTAAAGAAGATGCAAAAGAAGTTACAGCAAATTTAATAGAAAAGGCAAACGCTTCTATTCAACAAGAAAAGCAAGCAGCTTTAGCAGAAATTAAAAAGAATGTTGCAGAATTATCTATTGGTATAGCAGAATCTGTAATTAAAAAAGAATTATCTAACAAAAAAGACCAACTAGATTTAGTAGAAGGTATTTTAAAAGAAGTTACTTTAAACTAA
- a CDS encoding DUF6168 family protein: MIKKIVIVLVVFLGLHFSGFFLHQIIIESYKEILPFNLQKLYLFHSGFSILICVNLLLLQSVNKKPEDLGYIYLGALFLKLLFFCVAFYSSIIERDSLSVIAKLSFLLPTFVFLSTEGIVVSKIRNKKL; encoded by the coding sequence ATGATTAAAAAAATAGTAATTGTACTCGTAGTTTTTCTTGGTTTACATTTTTCAGGCTTTTTTTTACATCAAATTATTATAGAGAGTTATAAAGAAATACTACCTTTTAACCTGCAAAAACTATATCTTTTTCATAGCGGTTTTTCTATACTAATTTGTGTAAATTTATTATTACTTCAAAGTGTTAATAAAAAACCAGAAGACTTAGGTTATATATATTTAGGAGCTTTATTTTTAAAATTACTGTTTTTTTGCGTAGCCTTTTATTCATCAATAATAGAAAGAGATTCTTTGTCTGTTATAGCAAAATTATCATTCTTATTACCCACTTTCGTTTTTTTATCAACAGAAGGAATTGTCGTATCAAAAATTAGAAATAAAAAACTATAA
- a CDS encoding LytTR family DNA-binding domain-containing protein, which yields MIALLLGTVIPVLLITLEPFDNSNSFSYKYLILSGYSVCIIIPILIFHPIENYVYKIQTKRWFIVNECIYIISTLFVIFIFSFFYHFFVISGLTSFTYELIWSFIKSFGVPFTPIVVPLWLYLRSKYGQIEVPDYDKSSTKKVKKITINGTNKSETLTIFESDFIFAKAQQNYVDIYFNTDKGMQQKTLRSTLSNIIKQLPKAWQVHRSYLVNLDYLKTVEGNARKRFIRITTTEETIPISQVYYKALNKRLSNSSQELQK from the coding sequence TTGATTGCTTTATTGTTAGGTACAGTAATTCCGGTTTTGTTAATTACCTTAGAGCCTTTTGATAATAGTAATAGTTTTTCATATAAATATTTAATTCTTTCTGGTTATTCCGTTTGTATAATAATACCGATTTTAATATTTCATCCTATAGAAAATTACGTTTACAAAATTCAAACAAAACGATGGTTTATAGTAAACGAGTGTATTTATATTATTAGCACATTATTTGTAATCTTTATTTTTTCTTTCTTTTATCACTTCTTTGTAATTAGCGGTTTAACTTCTTTTACCTATGAATTAATCTGGAGTTTTATAAAATCTTTTGGAGTACCTTTTACACCTATTGTAGTGCCTTTGTGGCTTTATTTACGGTCTAAATACGGTCAAATAGAAGTTCCTGATTATGATAAATCGAGCACTAAAAAGGTTAAAAAAATTACTATTAATGGAACCAATAAATCTGAAACCTTAACCATTTTTGAATCGGATTTTATTTTTGCAAAAGCCCAACAGAATTATGTAGATATTTATTTTAATACAGATAAAGGCATGCAACAAAAAACTTTAAGAAGCACGCTATCTAATATTATAAAACAACTACCTAAAGCTTGGCAAGTGCATCGCTCTTACTTGGTAAATTTAGATTATCTTAAAACTGTAGAAGGCAATGCTAGAAAACGTTTTATAAGAATTACAACAACCGAAGAGACTATACCAATTTCTCAGGTTTACTATAAGGCACTTAATAAAAGACTTTCAAATTCGTCCCAAGAGCTTCAAAAATAG
- a CDS encoding tetratricopeptide repeat protein, producing MKQLNKILLFTVLLGTIYACSTKKDTVISRNYHALTSHFNILFNGEEAFKKGIEGINQGYKDDWFQQLPIEPIVFDDRKIVAPTFKNNSLGAGFGSKKEKTTTTQPAGPFEKAEEKAVKAIQKHGMNINGLERNRKIDDAYLLLGKARYYSQRFVPAVEAFNYVIANYPNANLIAETKIWRAKANIRMDNEEFAIETMKLLLVVTDTLEADLPNDIKEQANTALAMAYVKSDSLQKAKKHLILATRTQENKAQAARNMFVLGQMYANENKKDSAAAVFNKLANFKKAPYKYKIHANIELAKNVVNDSISSSVLSRLEKLIKDRDNRPYLDQLYYQVASLHEKNDSIALAVDYYNRSLRAKNGGDKQKSFTYENLGNLYFKNSEYQFASSYYDSVLNVSTDSLALRIRRVKRKYKNLASLINFENVVATNDSIIRIASLPKNEQESYFKNYIENLKKQDEEAAQLRLNQIAFGANSSSLQTNSKGEWYFYNSQVVSFGKTEFQKIWGKRKLEDNWRWSANASINTRNTDSVNVSKINTRYDLASYLETIPTDKQKIDTLKIDRNQALYELGLIYKEQFKNENLAIRRLERVLSLNPKAELVLPINWHLYQIYNKNGNLEKSNTHKNVILSEYPNTVFAQIIKNPENKIENKEVVNEVEKTYKKLYYLYKKGEFKNVLVNVNDVLPTINNSKLKPKFELLKAYAIGKYLDKETYQRALEFVAINYGSTEEGKKAKEILKQLTKE from the coding sequence ATGAAACAACTAAACAAAATACTTCTATTTACCGTTCTTTTAGGAACAATCTACGCATGTAGTACAAAGAAAGATACTGTTATTAGTAGAAACTACCACGCTTTAACGTCTCATTTTAATATTTTATTTAATGGTGAAGAAGCATTTAAAAAAGGAATAGAAGGTATTAACCAAGGTTATAAAGATGATTGGTTTCAGCAACTACCAATAGAACCAATTGTTTTTGATGATCGTAAAATTGTTGCGCCAACTTTTAAAAACAATAGTCTCGGTGCTGGTTTTGGCAGCAAAAAAGAAAAAACAACAACTACACAACCTGCTGGTCCTTTTGAAAAGGCAGAAGAAAAAGCGGTAAAAGCAATACAAAAACATGGCATGAATATTAACGGTTTAGAAAGAAACCGAAAAATAGACGATGCTTATTTATTACTTGGTAAAGCCCGTTATTATTCGCAACGTTTTGTACCTGCTGTAGAAGCATTTAATTATGTAATTGCAAATTATCCGAATGCAAATTTAATTGCAGAAACTAAAATTTGGCGTGCAAAAGCAAATATTAGAATGGATAATGAAGAGTTTGCCATAGAAACCATGAAACTTTTATTGGTTGTTACAGATACTCTAGAAGCAGATTTGCCAAACGATATAAAAGAGCAAGCAAATACTGCTTTGGCAATGGCTTATGTAAAATCTGATAGTTTACAAAAAGCAAAAAAACATTTAATTTTAGCTACACGAACACAAGAAAATAAAGCACAAGCAGCCAGAAATATGTTTGTTTTAGGGCAAATGTATGCCAATGAAAACAAAAAAGATTCTGCTGCAGCCGTTTTTAACAAACTTGCAAACTTTAAAAAAGCACCATACAAATATAAAATTCATGCAAATATAGAATTGGCAAAGAACGTTGTTAACGATTCTATTTCATCGAGTGTTTTGTCTAGGTTAGAGAAATTGATAAAAGATAGAGATAATAGACCATATTTAGATCAGTTGTATTATCAAGTTGCCTCTTTACACGAAAAAAACGATAGTATTGCTTTGGCTGTAGATTATTACAATAGATCTTTAAGAGCCAAAAATGGTGGCGATAAGCAGAAAAGTTTTACATACGAGAATTTAGGAAATTTATATTTTAAAAACTCTGAGTATCAATTTGCAAGTAGTTATTACGATAGTGTTTTAAATGTTTCTACAGATTCTTTAGCACTTCGAATTAGAAGAGTAAAAAGAAAGTATAAAAACTTAGCGTCGTTAATTAATTTCGAAAATGTAGTTGCTACAAACGATAGTATAATTAGAATTGCATCTTTACCAAAAAATGAGCAAGAATCTTATTTTAAAAATTATATAGAAAATTTAAAAAAGCAAGACGAAGAAGCTGCTCAATTAAGACTAAATCAAATAGCATTTGGTGCAAATTCAAGTTCGTTACAAACTAATAGTAAAGGCGAATGGTATTTTTATAATAGCCAAGTAGTTAGTTTTGGTAAAACAGAATTCCAGAAAATTTGGGGAAAAAGAAAGCTAGAAGACAATTGGCGTTGGTCTGCAAATGCAAGCATCAATACTAGAAATACCGATTCTGTAAATGTTTCAAAAATAAATACTAGGTACGATTTAGCTAGTTATTTAGAAACAATTCCGACAGATAAACAAAAAATAGACACTTTAAAAATAGATAGAAATCAAGCTTTATACGAATTAGGATTAATTTATAAAGAACAATTTAAAAACGAAAACTTAGCAATAAGAAGATTAGAAAGAGTGCTAAGTTTAAATCCGAAAGCCGAGTTAGTATTACCAATAAATTGGCATTTGTATCAAATTTATAATAAAAACGGAAATTTAGAAAAATCGAATACACATAAAAATGTTATTCTATCAGAATATCCCAACACGGTTTTTGCTCAGATTATAAAAAATCCAGAAAATAAAATAGAAAATAAAGAAGTTGTAAACGAGGTAGAAAAAACTTACAAAAAACTATATTATCTTTACAAAAAAGGAGAGTTTAAAAACGTTCTTGTTAATGTAAACGATGTTTTACCTACAATTAATAATTCTAAATTAAAACCAAAATTCGAGCTTTTAAAAGCATATGCAATTGGTAAGTACCTAGATAAAGAAACTTATCAAAGAGCATTAGAATTTGTTGCTATTAATTACGGAAGTACAGAAGAAGGAAAAAAAGCGAAAGAAATTTTAAAACAATTAACAAAAGAGTAA
- a CDS encoding bactofilin family protein yields the protein MFSSKEPKKEKKKANPRTMERNVIAKNSTFKGDIVSEGDFRIDGILEGTLITKGRVIIGSEGVIKGTVESTNADIEGKFSGDLSVANTLTIKSTANISGDVVIGKLSIEPGATFNATCAMKGALKELNKSGNETKKRSEKTA from the coding sequence ATGTTTAGCAGCAAAGAACCTAAAAAAGAGAAGAAAAAAGCAAACCCAAGAACTATGGAAAGAAATGTAATAGCCAAAAACTCTACATTTAAAGGAGATATTGTCTCTGAAGGAGATTTTAGAATAGACGGTATATTAGAAGGTACTTTAATAACTAAAGGAAGAGTAATTATTGGTTCTGAAGGTGTAATAAAAGGTACTGTAGAATCTACTAATGCAGATATAGAAGGTAAATTTTCTGGCGATTTATCTGTAGCAAATACGTTAACAATAAAAAGTACAGCAAATATTTCTGGAGATGTGGTTATAGGTAAACTATCTATAGAACCAGGTGCCACTTTTAATGCTACTTGTGCAATGAAGGGTGCATTAAAAGAACTTAATAAAAGTGGTAATGAAACAAAAAAACGCTCAGAAAAAACCGCTTAA
- the atpB gene encoding F0F1 ATP synthase subunit A produces the protein MKIAQKIIKFFTIAVIAVITSTTFASETGKKSHSENDGGQVNTQEEVTDYIKHHLKDSHDFTFFSYSTDQGERKHFGFPLPVILWSSEGLVTFMSSEFHHNDDGHVIVEKNGLKFTKIHSKIYELEKGATAVSFDETHHATNAHKTLDFSITKSVVGILFASLLMFLGFSALAKQYKSRKVPKGFGRVLEPLVIYVRDEIARPNIGEKKYKKFMGFLLTVFFFIWILNLLGLTPLGFNVTGQIAVTVALALFTMVIYITNGSKDFWAHTLWMPGVPVILRPILAVIELAGFILIKPFSLLVRLFANITAGHFVVMSLIALMVTMKEAFGPVASTGMSLVLALFIMVIEILVAFLQAFIFTMLSSLFIGMAVEEHDHH, from the coding sequence ATGAAGATTGCACAAAAAATAATTAAGTTTTTTACAATAGCAGTAATAGCGGTTATTACAAGTACAACTTTTGCCTCAGAAACAGGTAAGAAAAGCCATTCGGAAAACGATGGTGGTCAGGTAAATACACAAGAAGAAGTTACTGATTATATTAAACATCACTTAAAAGATTCTCACGACTTTACTTTTTTCTCTTATTCTACAGATCAAGGAGAAAGAAAACATTTTGGTTTTCCTTTACCTGTAATTTTATGGTCTAGCGAAGGTTTAGTAACTTTTATGTCTTCAGAATTTCATCATAATGATGATGGACATGTAATTGTAGAAAAAAACGGATTAAAATTCACAAAAATTCATAGCAAGATTTATGAATTAGAAAAAGGAGCAACAGCTGTTTCTTTTGATGAAACACACCACGCAACAAACGCTCATAAAACATTAGATTTTTCGATCACAAAAAGTGTAGTAGGTATTTTATTTGCTTCTCTTTTAATGTTTTTAGGTTTCTCTGCATTAGCAAAACAATACAAATCTAGAAAAGTACCAAAAGGATTTGGTAGAGTTTTAGAGCCTTTGGTAATTTATGTTAGAGACGAAATAGCAAGACCAAATATTGGAGAGAAAAAGTATAAAAAGTTTATGGGCTTTTTATTAACGGTATTTTTCTTTATTTGGATTTTGAACTTATTAGGTTTAACTCCGTTAGGTTTCAACGTAACAGGTCAAATTGCAGTTACAGTTGCTTTGGCTTTATTTACAATGGTAATTTACATTACAAACGGTAGTAAAGATTTTTGGGCACACACATTATGGATGCCAGGTGTACCAGTAATTTTAAGACCAATATTAGCAGTAATAGAATTGGCAGGTTTTATTTTAATTAAGCCTTTCTCTTTGTTAGTGCGTTTATTTGCAAATATTACAGCAGGTCACTTTGTGGTAATGAGTTTAATTGCTTTAATGGTAACAATGAAAGAAGCTTTTGGGCCAGTAGCGTCTACAGGTATGTCTTTAGTGTTGGCATTATTTATTATGGTTATTGAAATTTTAGTAGCCTTTTTACAAGCGTTTATTTTTACGATGTTATCATCGTTATTTATTGGGATGGCTGTTGAAGAACACGATCATCATTAG
- the atpE gene encoding ATP synthase F0 subunit C has translation MYNLIGAGLIVIGGGIGLGQIGGKAMEGIARQPEAAGKIQTAMIIIGALLEGLAFGALILGKA, from the coding sequence ATGTACAATTTAATTGGAGCAGGATTAATCGTAATCGGTGGTGGAATTGGATTAGGTCAAATCGGTGGAAAAGCAATGGAAGGTATTGCTCGTCAACCTGAGGCAGCTGGTAAAATTCAAACTGCAATGATCATCATTGGAGCCCTATTAGAAGGTTTAGCATTTGGTGCATTAATCTTAGGGAAAGCATAA